Part of the Passer domesticus isolate bPasDom1 chromosome 8, bPasDom1.hap1, whole genome shotgun sequence genome is shown below.
actgccacccccaggactgtgcccggccccgagagcactcaggccctgcagcaacaccagggccaccagggcagcggggcagggccacggcagcagcactggcaataccaagtgctgctgctgctgctgctgggcacagctgctgggccagcactgatctgccccagctctgcacacagacattgctgctgcagctccatagaaggcaacaaaagggcatctctgcagaaaactttgctgggagatcctttcaTTCCTTTAAAGCCACTGAGAAAACACCCCCTCAGTGACACAGTCTGCGGCCACGGTGAATGtgtagagaaacaaaatgagaaatggcacaaaCAATGACCCTACTTTGTAGACAATatgaaaaaactaaaacaaagggaaaaaaaaatgaaacacaacCAAACCAACAAGAAGTATCAAAGACAACCTTTATTACAAAAGATTTCCCAAAATTGATgagcagtttaatgtttctgaaagcatccagtcatcagtctccacactgcagccttgagctcctggttcctcaggctgtagatgagggggttcagggctggagtcacaactgagtacagaactgacagggccagatccagggacgGAGAGGACACGGAGGGgggtttcaggtaggcaaaCATGACTGTGCTGATGAACAGGGAGACcacggccaggtgagggaggcaggtggaaaaggctttgtgccggccctgctcagaggggatcctcagcacagccctgaagatctgcacataggagaaaacaatgaacacaaaacagccaaataaTAAGGAGGCACTGAACACAatgagcccaagttccctgaaGTAGGAGTGTGAGCAGGAGAGTTTGAGaatctgggggatttcacagaagaactggcccagggcattgccatggcacaggggcagagaaaatgtattggctgtgtgcagcaatgaatagagaaaggcactggcccaggcagctgctgccatgtgggcacaagctctgctgcccaggagggtcccgtagtgcaggggtttgcagatggacacgtaacggtcgtagcacatgatggtcaggaggaaatactctgctgagatgaagaacacaaaaaaaaaacctgtacagcacatcctgtgtaggagatggtggtggtgtcccagagggaattgtgcatggctttggggacagtggtgcagatggagcccaggtcgctgagggccaggttgagcaggaagaagaacatgggcgtgtgcaggtggtggccgcaggctacggcgctgatgatgaggccgttggccaggagggcagccagggagatgcccagcaagaggcagaagtgcaggagctgcagctgccgcgtgtctgccaatgccagcaggaggaagtgcctgatggagctgctgttggacatttctTCACTCTGGGTATTGTGAGCTATTCAAAGACAACATTGATAATCTGGACAAAGTACCTTGAGTCAATCCTCTGCTAATTTCTTACACAATCACTCaaaattgcttctctttctttggggaaatttcatttacttttttttttaaatttaggttTGGCTGCTAAGTAACTACGTGTTTTCTGGAAGGGGCTGATGTCTTGTTCTTAGCACTGCTCTCAGCCTGAacactggggagcccagagggaaaacagggctccctgtgccccagagcagTCAAACCTGCTGGTCCCACACAGGTGTCCTTTGTTCATTTCACCTGCCTCTAGTACAGGATGGACAAAGTTCAAAGTGTACTTAAAAATAACGTGGCCTTTTTGAACACTCCAGTTTCAAAATCAATCTCTCCAaacccttctctctttccctgtgcagctggacagggaggGATGCCAAAGGTTggtctgtctgtctgctgcctgcagttgtGCCTATTCGGAGCTGTTTCCCTCTACccgagccttgtccctgccagagcccagcccagccctgggaactcagctctgccctgcagacccctcccagcacagggcactgcccaggggcatctccctggcagcagggccctaAGGACAGGGCAGAcaaacagagatgctgcaagccaaggtgctgctgctgctgtctgtagggagaggaggctgaggaggcaCTTTCTGAGGGAGATCTGAGGCACATCTGCTCATGCCCAGGCTGACAGTGCAGGAGTCTCAGTGACACAGCCAAAGCTGACAGCCCCTTCCCTTTAGGAGAAAGCTGAGAGTAGCCCTGGCCATGCAGCACCATCTCCACAGCAGGAGGAATCTGCCCTGATGGGGGTCGCTCCTTCCACCTCCAACTTCTCCCCTGCagtgtccatggggagctgccaggcaggctgagagctgcccctggcaggtggcacatcccctgggctggccaagagccctgagggctgcaggacctgctctgcaggacagccctgggcagtcctggctgcagccccagcttcaccccctgcagccgtccctggcagcaggagccatcctgccctgtccctctgagggtgcccagggcagccctgctctacagcacatcctcctcctcctcctgctcccctgccacagagaaattgggagagtcctcctggcacatcccccaggctgtggggtgtgctggcttcaggagatccctccaggagcacaggggacattgccctccatccactgactcaccatgtggagggctgtgaagatctttccccaagtgaagtttcagctcaatgacttcctcagcctgtctctgcctggctcctgtctcctcagtgcctgcaggcagagcgctcagccctgctgggctgggagaggagcttgtcctgggaagagctgttcctttaaagctcagcagcacagacacagaacaaagactttaatgaccctcttgggacttgggtgttgtttacatcagactcagtccctgagagagcctTCAAAAGACTTCTTCAGAACTCAAAGTTAAATtgaaactccaaagtttcttgaagttttaatgggtcccactgagggacacgactgagaaagtgtccccaggttccaggtagagcagaagactggaggcagtgatgacaggtggggacaagcaaggcaaaggtgtctctggtgctgagcaaacctggatgtgtttcaggaatgcaaagggccaaggcctgagccccagcccctggcaaggcagatcctgtccctccctcattgctcagggctcttcccgggatggacactggcatgtggggatgtgcaatgccaagggcagcaccatggggcggccccggccaggctgctgagcagggacaagcagccaccctgtgatgtcacacagcccctcggATGTCACGCAGCCACCTGTGATCTCATACAGCatcctatgatgtcacagagcaccctatgatataacacagccacctgtgatgtcacagcccactctgggatatcatacagcacccttgttttgtcacagagccaattctgggatgtcaccctggaatgtcatgcagctgcattgtgatgccacagaagactctgtgatgtcagaaagttgctttgggatgtcacagtctgttctgtgatgtcacagtcttctcTATGATGTTGCACAGccacctagtgatgtcacaacccactcgctgatgtcacagagccaccagctgttacgtccggatctgctctatggcctcataccctactccatgatgtcacagacagctctgtgatgtcacaaccccctcagtgatgtcacaaaaccctctctgtgatgtcatgctaccactctgtaatgtcacagcacacactttgacctcagtctcctctatgatgtcatacagccatgccatgatgtcacagcctgctctgtgttgtcacacagtctcctctatgatgctgtagctgctcagtgacctcacacaacaaactttgtgatgtcatagcccaacctgtgacctcacacagcccactctgtgctgtcacacagccccttgctgacatcacagctgctctgtgcctctaggacacagccacagaggtgccgctgtgacacagccccctctgggacatcccccagcccctgccagtgctgagcccctgtcagctctggctgtgccctgctggtgtccctgagctgccctggcagtgccccagccctgctgggctgtgcacaggagctgctcctggccagagctgtctctctgcagcactgcccttggcaggagctgcctctgggccaggagcccggcccagctcagcagcacagacacagcaccaggactttaatcaccctctggggctttggtgctctttgcatcagactcagtcccttgGCGTGTGCTCAAAAAgcttctcaagaactccaagTTAAGCTGAAACATAGACATTTCTTGTAGTTTAAATGGGGTCCACTGAGGGACATAACTCAtgtgaaagtgtccccaggttccagttagagcagaacactggaggcagtgatgacagcttcagacaaggaagggaaaggtgcctctggtgctgagtaaacctggatgtgtttcaggaatgcaaagggccaaggcctgagccccagcccctggccaggcagatcctgtccctccctccttgctcagggctcttcccgggatgggcactggcatgtggggatgtgcaatgccaagggcagcaccatggggcggcccctgccaggctgctgagcagggacaaggaggcaatgaggccccaggcctgcaagggtcacttgtcccctcGTGGCCTCAGGCCcggggccagcagccatggccaaagtgctgcccaagttggctctgtcagggccttgcagctgccgcccatccctgtgccctgtgcagcccaggctgtcctacggtgtccctgccctgtgcctctgtccctgcaggctgtcgtcatcccctggctgccccacctggctggcctcttcctttgctgacagctctgcctcctgcctgcctctgcctgcccacacaaagccttgggctgctccaggctccttctgggggatgtattgcaccacagccctgcccaggaggaaaattcctttctcctggtgtccagtctgggcttccccagctgcccttggtgccattatctctttctctggttgttttatacaataaagaaaaactccGAGATGTGTGAAACCACCCTTTAATCCCTCCCCGGCTACTCgtattctgtcctcagtctccacaccactgagcccagagtctgccgcctctcactgctggttatgggatgaggcctccaaacctcatcttgagaggtttttgggtcctctccaaggtctgtgaaaatgaaaacagtggtcaaaattattttctcccaaatcttgcagtgacagaacaaggctcaatatctgtgaactgaatgagggtggatttacatttgttagaaggaggaaatattttacaatgaggaGAGTGCATGAAACTACAACTGTGTTCTTCCACAGTTGGATTCCCCATCAcaggaattgtccaagagcaggacctttgtgcagcctgacccagtgaaacccattcatccccaaggacagaattcctgttgtgtgggttctctgatgtgctgggtgccatcacaacgcttctggccagaatgtctgctgagggcagccaggctgctgcaggggcagtgacctcacagccatcaccatggcagccctgtgccctgggcctggctctcccctttcctctgcccctgccctgtctctgctggcatgaagagttttgtcattcatatcttgtccccaaggtgcaggggccaatggcttcccaggcaggctcctggagcagaagtggcttttcagagcccaggcagaaatgagccctgaggcagcagctctgcagtgctggccaccaggccgggctgccaagggaggcttctggccatggcctgcaagcagctgctgctgccaaggtgcctttggtgcctcaggctctgcctggcacagctcccagcacggcactctgcccttgtgcccgagcccttccctgtgctggggctggcctggggcttttcctgcagcaggacctgccctgctgatggcacaggaaagacagttcctgctggagcaggaggctctgcctgcaatgggctccaacaactccagcaaggccctgtttgcaaagccccagtgggaaatgaatGAGGGGGTCACGCTGCTTTTCGGGTGAAACCAGATTTCTCCATCCCAAATCTGACATcctgagagggagaggaaactgtggcagggatggaataattcccagagaaaggaacaaccaagggacagcactgagagcttctgcagagctgctgagctggcccaccctgggcacatctgactaGAAAAGCCCTGTCCCAAATTTTAACAGCAGTgtctcctgacatttcccttTTTGGGAGTTGTGGAGattcctccctgcagtggggacGCCCCTCAAGGTCAGTGCTCCAGGCTGAGTCAAAGGGATTTGCCCACGGTCATTGGTCTGGGGGAGTGACACAAATCTCTGCTTaaaaactggttttgctttagcacagttgctttgaaatcacttcctaGAGCTTTATATAATATGTTACAGCTCTTATATCTTCGTGTAAATATTTCTCATTAAGAAAATTTTGTCTAATCATTACCATAAtagattttatataaatatttatatatggtATCCCATCTTTAATCCTGTGGACCAAATTGTATAAAGGTTAATTCCACCTTTATAATTCTTTACACAGGAATGCTTGAAAATTCTGGGGTGCAATTGGAACCAGCTGCTCCACAGTTCCTCTCATGGAAGAAGTTTAGAAAGCCTGGAGGTTCTTGGGAGTATTTGGATGTGGATATGACAGTGTggtcagagacagagaaagtAAGATAAGCTTTCCCATGAATTGGTCTGGGAACttttagggagctggagagaaagaattggaaactatccacaggtggtgtttggaataagttggtttttttccaaaaagttgtttaatggaaggtgttttcttcattagccaatcatgtaaaatgtgttgattaaatgaccaatgaggtccacttgtagcaaaccaaggtataaaagaagaggattgaatAAACCGGGGGCTTTTAGCTCTCAGCCTTCTGACctgagtctgtgtcatctctgactccacagtgacatttggggatctCTGGGGGCTATTTGGGATCCTTTCTGCAACTCGTGACCTAACAGGAGCTTCtccaataaactttgcctgaagctcctgctgtacccatgacaggaacccctgtgagtgtctgggacatcccggctctttggcagcctggggactcctgggatgtcaccgtggagcccctgtgagtgcctgtgacaaatcggtgcctttgcagcccaaggtgccctgggatgtcaccatggaatggctgtgactgcctctgaccacagggctctttaccatccccagaaacccctgggaggtgtccatggagcccctgtctctgcctgtgacattccagctcttgaacagcctggagactcttggaaagtcctcatggaacccctctgagggcctgtgacaaatctgatccttagcaggcaaccatcctcagccccctgttgctacggtcagtttccatggcaaccatccccagacccctgttgccatgctcagtcccttggcagctccatgcagtccccatgccaggggtggttgccatggacaccattggcagccccatccccagagtcatgggatcccagatccacagatctggctgagctgggagggacccatcaggatcctggagtccaactgctggccctgcacaggacaccccaacaatgccagcctgggcctggcagtgctggccaaacgctgctggagctcagagagccctggagctgggagccttccctggggagcctgggcagtgccccagcagcctctggggaaaaaccttttcctgagatccaagctgagcctgccccgactcagcggcagccgttccctccagtcctgtccctgggcaccagagggaagaggttcccacagccccagccagagacccgctcccaaggctgttgccatggccagcagggctgggaccagctgggatgctcggtttccacagGCTGGGGTTTAGGAACGGGattccccaatgtcctgctcctgctaCAACCACGCTgccgctcgctgccctcccacctcccatggaaagcacaaaaggcaaagatcccaggctgggataagaacaatttatttggaacagcaacgagataaagaacaaacaggaacagaaacaatattgacaacagaagggttataaaaaagggaaaactacaacacaacTGACTGTGTTTTCCCAGCCataatttcctcctgcctgcaaaggacacccttctcctcaggaggagatagagagagagagtccctttcctgcccctgccaatgacctGAGGTtggagtgaatgtaatgacacagccctggccagaccctcatgttcttcaggctcacatcatgtcattggcaggggcaggaaaacgaacaggtgtcttcccagcatggatcacagtgaacacgtatcaccagggctcttccaAACGTGGTTCTCCCGTgggggatgaagttggagcagtgcccaaagctcttcctgcagttgcagcatttgcatgtcttcccttactggtgactgtgttggtgtctgctcaaatgagagctctgtctgaagctcttcccacactggggacactcgtagggcctctccccagtgtggatacgctggtgggtgacaaggtgggagttgcggttgaagcccttcccgcagtcagagCAGCGGAAGGACCTCTCATCcgtgtgaatccgctggtgctggaggagattggagctcatgtgaaacctcttcccacactggggacactggtagggcttctccccagtgtggatgcgctggtgctTCATGAGGTAGGAGTTGTacttgaagctcttcccacagtcagaacagtggaagggcctctcatctgtgtgaatccgctggtggcagaggagatttgagctggtgtgaaacctcttctggcactcaggacactcgtagggcctctccccagtgtggatgcgttgatGCCTGACAAGttttgagctgcagctgaagcccttcccacattccccacactcgtagggccattccccagtgtggatcatctggtggctgatcagggtgttgctctgcctgaagctcttcccacactccaagcacttgtagggcttctccccatcaggaagctgctcatggaccaccagctccaaaccctggctgaagctctgtccaccttcctggcacagggtgggtctttcctcctcagagcaccctgggctgggtttgaagcccctcctcctgcgggatctcagggaattttcctccttgttagattcctgtgccatggagccgctcaaatctgcctcttccatgaggttctgccatggggatttgtcctccctggtctctaTTCTCAGCTtgtctgaggaaggcagggcaaggagaggatgggatttgcctccatgccagaggggaggggaaggaaatcctcccagtgcatccctggcaggacggcattggcagtggggctgtcctgcagccttgggctgtgctgcgcagggagatggagcaggagagataaGGAAAGGGGccctgacttcctcctcacctgcctgagtgtctcggggcatcttcctcttcctcgcagccttctcctccatctggcagtgggtttgggatgtaaaattctgttttgggaggaaaacaagagatgagtgcattgagttttgtactggtttgaggtcaaaccagggggagattttaagccagaattacaatttaacaagaaaattaagatcaaggcaatgatacagaaacactgccttaaactgacagagtcaggatataacctgacaccctgttggttagggtgctggtagcagtcccattaaatggtggctgcaatcctgttgcagtgatgaaagtgattctgtgaaagcagtgatcctgtagaagggtctggtcttcctctgaaggtccagtggtgcctatggagctcttgtcctctggcaatccagtagccaaggtgctcctggtgtcaGAAGCCTCCGCTTATATGCAGCTAGGAATggttggctcctccccctgggcggagcatcccacaatgggatgatgtcattttaccagtcctgcagggatactcaatggcccattcacagaagatagctcctggagggcgttatcagggctgagtcatggaagagataaagaacactgccccgccCATTTATAACAGTTTTtaaaggtggtgatggaaaacatgcatttggttacatcttacactgtaacctgaaacagtggggtaatccctgctagGGGTGTGAAAACCACCCCCCCTatccaaactggctcaggtgtaaaaccctcaCCCTGAGAaggtcacacacacaggggacaatgtcacgcTTGCTGCAccccaggggaggtctctgtccctgtcactctcttgccctctcccttttttctcttttattccatctctctctacctcacattgactgttcaataaaatccactttgcatTTGGTCTCCTTAGCACCTTAACtggggcagaggcatctctctaacaattttcttaaccagattgtgtacagtattttggcacagtgagttcaggcactgttctctgaccttgacaacagcatggttccctcctctgtgggaggagggctctttctttccagagaacctcttggaaacttggatgcaaattcctctgagcaacttgtgggagaactgatgaggaaaatggctgttgtgggtggccagtataaagaaaatatattgttgTCCATCTTTGAAACGTTTGTTCAAATCACTGGAGGAATGTGAGCAAATGATACCAGAgaggctgacaaggttcattcaccTCAAGATGTGGAACACAATGCTGCTAGAAGTGCCCAGCTCAAGGAGCTAAATTCCCAAATAACTCC
Proteins encoded:
- the LOC135305657 gene encoding olfactory receptor 14J1-like, whose product is MCYDRYVSICKPLHYGTLLGSRACAHMAAAAWASAFLYSLLHTANTFSLPLCHGNALGQFFCEIPQILKLSCSHSYFRELGLIVFSASLLFGCFVFIVFSYVQIFRAVLRIPSEQGRHKAFSTCLPHLAVVSLFISTVMFAYLKPPSVSSPSLDLALSVLYSVVTPALNPLIYSLRNQELKAAVWRLMTGCFQKH